A single region of the Eriocheir sinensis breed Jianghai 21 chromosome 53, ASM2467909v1, whole genome shotgun sequence genome encodes:
- the LOC126983221 gene encoding probable serine hydrolase isoform X1: MNTSASRQPGEMASAAQQNGEGRAMVVNGNLDDAVNGTASTSLDWEEFEVNIGWGTMRGKIRGKGPRLMLGVHGWLDNANTFDLLAPHLPKDVRFLSLDLPGHGRSDHFPPGFIYDPRGYMGAIRKTVMAIGWKRFIYLGHSMGAVVGIMYAATFPEDVAAFISIDIIKVWSLTPEKQPAAMKKYFLQLFDNEDKASQPALVYKEEELVRRTMDGSRSLDERGARILLQRGARRVEGGTGLVLTRDLRVKAYFIGFITLDEWVEMARAITSPTLICKASEGHEYEKKDPEGLKAMLEGFKQGCQHFRYYDIQGKHHIHLTAVDAVANPITRFLDSIKELGHNLG, translated from the exons atgaACACCTCAGCCAGCAG ACAACCCGGTGAGATGGCATCCGCAGCCCAGCAGAACGGTGAGGGCCGAGCCATGGTAGTCAACGGAAACCTAGACGATGCGGTGAATGGAACGGCGTCGACCTCCTTGGACTGGGAGGAGTTCGAGGTGAACATCGGATGGGGGACAATGCGAGGGAAGATCAGAGGAAAGGGCCCAAGACTGATGTTGG GAGTACACGGGTGGCTGGACAACGCCAATACCTTCGACCTCCTCGCGCCGCACCTACCGAAGGACGTCAGGTTCCTGTCGCTGGACCTCCCGGGACACGGCCGCTCGGACCACTTTCCTCCGGGCTTCATCTACGACCCGCGAGGCTACATGGGGGCCATCAGGAAGACCGTCATGGCCATCGGCTGGAAGCGCTTCATATATCTGGGCCACAGTATGGGCGCCGTGGTGGGCATTATGTACGCCGCCACCTTCCCCGAGGACGTAGCCGCCTTCATCTCCATTGACATAATAAAAGTTTGGTCCCTCACGCCGGAGAAGCAGCCGGCAGCGATGAAGAAGTACTTCCTCCAGTTATTTGACAACGAGGACAAGGCATCTCAACCTGCGCTGGtgtacaaggaggaggagctcGTGAGAAGGACAATGGACGGGAGTCGATCTCTGGACGAGCGCGGCGCGAGGATCCTTCTGCAGCGGGGCGCCAGGAGGGTTGAGGGCGGCACGGGACTGGTGCTGACGCGGGACCTGCGGGTGAAAGCTTACTTCATCGGCTTCATCACCTTGGACGAGTGGGTAGAGATGGCCAGGGCGATCACCTCTCCCACCCTCATCTGCAAG GCGAGTGAAGGTCACGAGTACGAGAAGAAGGATCCCGAGGGGCTTAAGGCCATGCTGGAGGGCTTCAAGCAGGGGTGCCAGCACTTCCGATACTACGATATACAAGGGAAACACCACATCCACCTGACAGCAGTTGACGCCGTGGCCAATCCCATCACGCGCTTCCTCGACAGTATAAAGGAATTAGGGCACAATTTAGGGTAG
- the LOC126983221 gene encoding probable serine hydrolase isoform X2, which yields MASAAQQNGEGRAMVVNGNLDDAVNGTASTSLDWEEFEVNIGWGTMRGKIRGKGPRLMLGVHGWLDNANTFDLLAPHLPKDVRFLSLDLPGHGRSDHFPPGFIYDPRGYMGAIRKTVMAIGWKRFIYLGHSMGAVVGIMYAATFPEDVAAFISIDIIKVWSLTPEKQPAAMKKYFLQLFDNEDKASQPALVYKEEELVRRTMDGSRSLDERGARILLQRGARRVEGGTGLVLTRDLRVKAYFIGFITLDEWVEMARAITSPTLICKASEGHEYEKKDPEGLKAMLEGFKQGCQHFRYYDIQGKHHIHLTAVDAVANPITRFLDSIKELGHNLG from the exons ATGGCATCCGCAGCCCAGCAGAACGGTGAGGGCCGAGCCATGGTAGTCAACGGAAACCTAGACGATGCGGTGAATGGAACGGCGTCGACCTCCTTGGACTGGGAGGAGTTCGAGGTGAACATCGGATGGGGGACAATGCGAGGGAAGATCAGAGGAAAGGGCCCAAGACTGATGTTGG GAGTACACGGGTGGCTGGACAACGCCAATACCTTCGACCTCCTCGCGCCGCACCTACCGAAGGACGTCAGGTTCCTGTCGCTGGACCTCCCGGGACACGGCCGCTCGGACCACTTTCCTCCGGGCTTCATCTACGACCCGCGAGGCTACATGGGGGCCATCAGGAAGACCGTCATGGCCATCGGCTGGAAGCGCTTCATATATCTGGGCCACAGTATGGGCGCCGTGGTGGGCATTATGTACGCCGCCACCTTCCCCGAGGACGTAGCCGCCTTCATCTCCATTGACATAATAAAAGTTTGGTCCCTCACGCCGGAGAAGCAGCCGGCAGCGATGAAGAAGTACTTCCTCCAGTTATTTGACAACGAGGACAAGGCATCTCAACCTGCGCTGGtgtacaaggaggaggagctcGTGAGAAGGACAATGGACGGGAGTCGATCTCTGGACGAGCGCGGCGCGAGGATCCTTCTGCAGCGGGGCGCCAGGAGGGTTGAGGGCGGCACGGGACTGGTGCTGACGCGGGACCTGCGGGTGAAAGCTTACTTCATCGGCTTCATCACCTTGGACGAGTGGGTAGAGATGGCCAGGGCGATCACCTCTCCCACCCTCATCTGCAAG GCGAGTGAAGGTCACGAGTACGAGAAGAAGGATCCCGAGGGGCTTAAGGCCATGCTGGAGGGCTTCAAGCAGGGGTGCCAGCACTTCCGATACTACGATATACAAGGGAAACACCACATCCACCTGACAGCAGTTGACGCCGTGGCCAATCCCATCACGCGCTTCCTCGACAGTATAAAGGAATTAGGGCACAATTTAGGGTAG
- the LOC126983222 gene encoding serine hydrolase-like protein: MGSEITWSPVSLDLGWGHMAGKSCVVGGGVHTSGLRILGVHGWLDNANSFDTLAPYLPCGVKLLVLDLPGHGHSDHLPAGAQYDLITYVLHLRRAMDKVGWDRFVILGHSLGGGITTFFTALFPKRVIAIITLDSIIFRPMTIEDLQMNVATLLKGEVLKKQENLVYSEQQAIERLISARGEAAIDADAAYILLPRSAQQVEGGYMWSHDHRARARLHSIFTVDGWRMIISSIKCPVLIVAANQGICTPPVREAMKGAIEWFRSNAQWFELAPVDGSHHVHLTYPERVAKPLVPFLQRVALEAASPKPLQARL, translated from the coding sequence ATGGGAAGCGAGATCACATGGAGCCCCGTTTCCCTTGACCTTGGTTGGGGGCACATGGCTGGCAAGAGCTGTGTTGTTGGCGGTGGAGTGCACACAAGTGGCCTGAGAATCCTAGGTGTTCATGGCTGGCTGGACAACGCAAATTCCtttgacacccttgcaccctatCTACCCTGTGGGGTGAAGCTGTTGGTGCTGGACTTGCCTGGGCATGGACATTCAGACCATTTGCCTGCTGGTGCTCAGTATGATCTAATAACCTATGTCCTACATCTGAGACGAGCAATGGATAAGGTTGGCTGGGACAGATTCGTTATTTTAGGCCACAGTCTGGGTGGGGGGATAACCACCTTCTTCACTGCCCTCTTCCCTAAGAGAGTAATAGCTATAATTACTTTGGATTCTATCATATTCAGACCTATGACCATTGAAGACCTTCAGATGAATGTTGCCACACTTCTAAAAGGAGAGGTACTGAAGAAACAGGAGAATCTTGTTTACTCCGAGCAGCAAGCTATTGAACGACTCATCAGTGCCCGAGGGGAGGCAGCCATTGATGCAGATGCAGCATACATCCTCCTGCCAAGATCTGCCCAACAAGTGGAGGGTGGATACATGTGGAGTCACGACCACAGAGCGAGAGCAAGATTACATTCAATATTTACCGTTGACGGATGGCGCATGATAATCTCCAGTATCAAGTGTCCAGTCCTGATCGTCGCTGCTAACCAGGGAATATGTACCCCACCCGTTCGAGAAGCCATGAAGGGAGCGATTGAGTGGTTCCGCAGCAATGCCCAGTGGTTTGAGCTGGCCCCAGTGGACGGCTCGCATCACGTTCACTTGACTTATCCTGAGAGAGTGGCCAAACCCCTCGTACCCTTCCTCCAAAGAGTTGCTCTGGAGGCTGCTTCCCCTAAACCCTTACAAGCAAGATTATGA